One Bosea sp. 685 DNA segment encodes these proteins:
- the nikC gene encoding nickel transporter permease yields MTTWTDYLTTDSPSSRRQARLGQLYRQWLAFKRNPLAVAGLVIVVALLLIAAFAPLIAPHNPLAQNLDKRLLPPSAVNFFGTDSLGRDIFSRIVYGARVTLVIVLLVVITVGPVGLLIGATSGYLGGWVDRLLMRITDVFLAFPRLVLALAFVAALGPGLENAVIAIAITAWPPYARVARAETLIIRQQDYIAAVRLQGASQWRIVWKHVVPLCLPSLIVRTTLDMAGIILTAAGLGFLGLGAQPPIPEWGAMISAGREQIFDQWWVATFPGLAICVVALGFNLLGDGLRDVMDQR; encoded by the coding sequence ATGACCACCTGGACCGACTACCTCACCACCGATTCCCCGAGCTCCCGCCGCCAGGCCAGGCTCGGCCAGCTCTATCGGCAATGGCTCGCCTTCAAGCGCAATCCGCTCGCGGTCGCCGGTCTGGTCATCGTCGTGGCCCTGTTGCTGATCGCCGCCTTCGCGCCGCTGATCGCGCCGCATAACCCGCTCGCGCAAAATCTCGACAAGCGCCTGCTGCCGCCCTCGGCCGTCAATTTTTTCGGCACGGATTCGCTCGGCCGCGACATCTTCAGCCGCATCGTCTACGGCGCGCGCGTCACGCTGGTGATCGTGCTGCTGGTCGTCATCACGGTCGGGCCGGTCGGCCTCTTGATCGGCGCGACCTCGGGCTATCTCGGCGGCTGGGTCGACCGCCTGCTGATGCGCATCACCGACGTCTTCCTGGCCTTCCCGCGCCTCGTGTTGGCGCTCGCCTTCGTCGCCGCGCTCGGGCCGGGGCTGGAGAATGCCGTTATCGCCATCGCGATCACCGCCTGGCCGCCCTATGCCCGCGTCGCCCGCGCCGAGACGCTGATCATCCGCCAGCAGGACTATATCGCGGCCGTGCGCCTGCAGGGCGCCTCGCAATGGCGCATCGTCTGGAAGCATGTCGTGCCGCTCTGCCTGCCCTCGCTGATCGTGCGCACCACGCTCGACATGGCCGGCATCATCCTGACCGCGGCGGGCCTTGGCTTCCTGGGATTGGGCGCGCAGCCGCCGATTCCGGAATGGGGCGCCATGATCTCGGCCGGCCGCGAGCAGATCTTCGACCAATGGTGGGTCGCGACCTTCCCGGGTCTTGCCATCTGCGTCGTCGCGCTCGGCTTCAACCTGCTCGGCGACGGCCTGCGCGACGTCATGGACCAGAGGTGA
- the zwf gene encoding glucose-6-phosphate dehydrogenase, producing the protein MDAIADRALRPEAAPERTPVPPFDLVIFGASGDLALRKLFPALAQRNREGVLPEESRILAIVRKPEDIEGLPKQVANRLNEEGLAAEQIAAFLRRLTVVQADALKPETFGALKTALGDSERVRSFYLSTPPELFIPICQNLAKADILTPTSRVILEKPLGHDLASAREINDAVAAILPESRTYRIDHYLGKETVQNLLVLRFANTLFERSWSSRDIDNVQITVAETVGLESRAGYYDKAGHMRDMVQNHLMQLLTLFAIEPPNMLEAGAVRDEKIKVLKALRPIVGPDVQRYTVRGQYGPGQMDGQRVRGYTDELGFASNTETFVAIRCEIDNWRWAGVPIYLRTGKRMAQRYSEIAVTFKPVPHSIFGGGSCDRLDANRLIIRLQPNDGVQLQLMMKVPGSGRLKVVPRQLDLRYSTAFDERTPDAYERLLTDVIRGDQTLFMHRDEVEQAWAWVDPIIAGWQDYSLHPHRYPAGSWGPSQAIGLIEREGRSWADPDLI; encoded by the coding sequence ATGGATGCCATCGCCGATCGCGCGCTGCGGCCCGAGGCTGCGCCCGAACGCACACCCGTTCCTCCCTTCGATCTGGTTATTTTCGGCGCCAGTGGTGACCTCGCCTTGCGCAAGCTCTTTCCCGCGCTGGCGCAGCGCAATCGGGAGGGCGTGCTGCCGGAAGAGAGCCGCATCCTTGCCATCGTCCGCAAGCCGGAGGATATCGAGGGCCTGCCCAAGCAGGTCGCCAATCGCCTCAATGAGGAAGGCCTCGCGGCCGAGCAGATCGCGGCCTTCCTGCGCCGTCTGACGGTGGTCCAGGCCGATGCGCTCAAGCCCGAGACTTTCGGCGCGCTGAAGACGGCGCTCGGCGATTCGGAGCGGGTGCGCTCCTTCTACCTCTCGACGCCGCCAGAGCTCTTCATCCCGATCTGCCAGAACCTCGCCAAGGCCGATATCCTCACCCCGACCTCACGCGTCATCCTGGAGAAGCCGCTGGGGCACGATCTCGCCTCGGCCCGTGAGATCAACGACGCTGTGGCCGCGATCCTGCCGGAAAGCCGGACCTACCGGATCGACCATTACCTCGGCAAGGAGACGGTGCAGAACCTCCTGGTGCTGCGCTTCGCCAACACGCTGTTCGAGCGCTCCTGGTCGAGCCGCGACATCGACAATGTCCAGATCACGGTGGCGGAGACCGTGGGCCTCGAAAGCCGCGCCGGCTATTACGACAAGGCCGGGCATATGCGCGACATGGTCCAGAACCATCTCATGCAGCTGCTCACCCTCTTCGCCATCGAGCCGCCCAACATGCTGGAGGCTGGCGCGGTCCGCGACGAGAAGATCAAGGTGCTGAAGGCGCTGCGTCCGATCGTCGGGCCCGACGTCCAGCGCTATACCGTGCGCGGCCAGTACGGGCCGGGCCAGATGGATGGCCAGCGCGTGCGCGGCTATACCGACGAACTCGGCTTTGCCAGCAACACCGAGACCTTCGTGGCGATCCGCTGCGAGATCGACAATTGGCGCTGGGCCGGCGTGCCGATCTATCTGCGCACGGGCAAGCGCATGGCACAGCGCTATTCCGAAATCGCCGTCACCTTCAAGCCCGTGCCGCATTCGATCTTCGGCGGCGGCAGCTGCGACCGGCTCGATGCCAACCGGCTCATCATCAGGCTCCAGCCCAATGACGGCGTCCAGCTCCAGCTGATGATGAAGGTGCCGGGCTCGGGCCGCCTCAAGGTCGTGCCGCGCCAGCTCGACTTGCGCTATTCCACTGCCTTCGACGAGCGCACGCCCGATGCCTATGAGCGCTTGCTGACCGATGTCATCCGCGGCGATCAGACCCTGTTCATGCATCGCGACGAGGTCGAGCAGGCCTGGGCCTGGGTCGATCCGATCATTGCCGGCTGGCAGGACTACAGCCTGCATCCGCATCGCTATCCCGCCGGCTCCTGGGGCCCCTCGCAGGCGATCGGCCTGATCGAGCGCGAAGGCCGCTCCTGGGCCGATCCGGACCTGATCTGA
- a CDS encoding ABC transporter ATP-binding protein — protein sequence MTTPTEQPLLELDNLRVNFHTPTGIVRAVRGLSFTLGRERLGIVGESGSGKSMTGRAILDLIPYPGEVLADRLVYRGQDLLTMDKRRRRKLRGRHISMVMQDPKFSLNPVQTVGEQIAEAYRVHHKASTREARERSLAMLEAVQIREPGRVYELYPHEVSGGMGQRVMIAMMLIAEPDILIADEPTSALDVTVQLQILKILDDLVTERGMGLIFISHDLHLVQSFCDRVIVMYGGKAMETLPAAELADEAARSQRHPYTLGLLGCLPDLDHPKAKLATLTRDPAWLA from the coding sequence TTGACCACGCCCACCGAACAGCCGCTGCTCGAACTCGACAATCTCCGGGTCAATTTTCACACGCCGACCGGGATCGTGCGCGCCGTGCGCGGGCTCTCCTTCACGCTCGGCCGCGAGCGGCTCGGCATCGTCGGCGAATCCGGCTCCGGCAAGTCGATGACCGGGCGCGCCATCCTCGACCTCATCCCCTATCCCGGCGAGGTCCTGGCCGACCGCTTGGTCTATCGCGGCCAGGATCTGCTCACCATGGACAAGCGCAGGCGGCGCAAGCTGCGCGGCCGCCATATCTCGATGGTGATGCAGGATCCGAAATTCTCGCTCAATCCGGTTCAGACCGTCGGCGAGCAGATCGCCGAGGCTTATCGTGTCCACCACAAGGCGAGTACGCGCGAGGCCAGGGAACGCAGCCTCGCCATGCTGGAGGCCGTGCAGATCCGCGAGCCGGGGCGTGTCTACGAGCTCTATCCGCATGAGGTCTCGGGCGGCATGGGCCAGCGCGTGATGATCGCGATGATGCTGATCGCCGAGCCCGACATCCTGATCGCCGACGAGCCGACCTCGGCGCTCGACGTGACCGTCCAGCTCCAGATCCTCAAGATCCTCGACGATCTCGTCACCGAGCGCGGCATGGGGCTGATCTTCATCAGCCATGATCTGCATCTGGTGCAGTCCTTCTGCGACCGTGTCATCGTGATGTATGGCGGCAAGGCGATGGAGACGCTACCGGCTGCCGAACTCGCCGACGAAGCCGCAAGGTCGCAACGCCATCCCTATACGCTGGGCCTGCTCGGCTGCCTGCCGGACCTCGACCATCCCAAGGCGAAGCTCGCAACCCTCACCCGCGACCCGGCATGGCTGGCATGA
- a CDS encoding M20 aminoacylase family protein, with product MPKSELIAALTPEISAIRRDFHRHPELQYDVHRTAGIVAEKLKAWGADEVVTGIGQTGVVGVIKGKGQNSGKVIAMRADMDALPIHEETNLEHRSTVPGKMHACGHDGHTAMLLGAAKYLAATRDFDGTAVLIFQPAEEGGAGAKAMIDDGMMDRFGIQEVYGMHNKPGLAIGQFEIRKGPTMAAADRIHIKIEGKGGHAAAPHRVNDPIVAACQLVTALQTISSRNADPLDSVVVSVTAVNAGEAFNVIPQTVEIKGSIRTLTREMRELAQKRVTEITDGLMKAFGMKYDLEYHLGYPVTVNHAGQTDFVTSVTKNVFGKDAIDTEVPPTMGSEDFSYMLEERPGAFINIGNGESAGLHHPAYEFNDTAIPVGVTYWASLIEISMPQRAA from the coding sequence ATGCCGAAATCCGAACTCATCGCCGCGCTCACCCCTGAGATCAGTGCGATCCGTCGCGATTTCCACCGGCATCCCGAGCTGCAATACGACGTCCACCGCACCGCCGGCATCGTCGCCGAGAAGCTCAAGGCCTGGGGCGCCGACGAAGTCGTGACCGGTATCGGCCAGACAGGCGTCGTCGGCGTGATCAAGGGCAAGGGCCAGAACTCAGGCAAGGTCATCGCCATGCGCGCCGACATGGACGCGCTGCCGATCCATGAAGAGACCAATCTCGAGCATCGCTCGACCGTGCCGGGCAAGATGCATGCCTGCGGCCATGACGGGCACACCGCCATGCTGCTCGGCGCCGCGAAATACCTCGCCGCCACCCGCGATTTCGACGGCACTGCCGTGCTGATCTTCCAGCCGGCCGAAGAGGGCGGCGCCGGTGCCAAGGCGATGATCGACGACGGCATGATGGACCGCTTCGGCATCCAGGAAGTCTATGGCATGCACAACAAGCCGGGGCTGGCGATCGGACAGTTCGAGATCCGCAAGGGGCCGACCATGGCCGCCGCCGACCGCATCCACATCAAGATCGAGGGCAAGGGCGGACACGCTGCAGCCCCGCACCGCGTCAACGACCCGATCGTCGCCGCCTGCCAATTGGTGACCGCGCTGCAGACGATCTCCTCGCGCAACGCCGACCCGCTCGACTCCGTCGTCGTCTCGGTGACGGCGGTGAATGCCGGCGAGGCCTTCAACGTCATTCCGCAGACGGTCGAGATCAAGGGGTCGATCCGGACATTGACGCGCGAGATGCGCGAGCTGGCGCAAAAGCGTGTCACCGAGATCACCGATGGCCTGATGAAGGCCTTCGGCATGAAATACGACCTCGAATACCATCTCGGCTATCCCGTCACCGTCAATCATGCCGGCCAGACCGATTTCGTCACCAGCGTGACCAAGAACGTCTTCGGCAAGGATGCGATCGACACCGAAGTGCCGCCGACGATGGGCTCTGAGGATTTCTCCTACATGCTGGAGGAGCGTCCTGGCGCCTTCATCAATATCGGCAACGGCGAATCCGCCGGCCTGCATCACCCCGCCTATGAGTTCAACGACACGGCGATCCCGGTCGGCGTCACCTATTGGGCGAGCCTGATCGAAATCTCCATGCCGCAACGGGCCGCCTGA
- a CDS encoding 6-phosphogluconolactonase has product MITSGPLIWHRFETLIDASEALAEAVAVRLRAVIATRGSALLAVPGGTTPARFLAALGAHDLAWDKVTLLPTDERFVSADDPASNERMIRAAFAPLGQAFAQLGGGRARFLSFHRAAGDLDAAAGAVSAELAGLPALDILVSGMGADGHVASLFPGEPAAAMTGRGLHAVAAHPAGLPARISLSPARLTGAAWASLLVSGKEKAEVLTTAQALPGAYPVGLLLGRPQGLDVYWAKA; this is encoded by the coding sequence ATGATCACTTCGGGGCCATTGATCTGGCATCGTTTCGAGACGCTGATCGACGCCTCCGAGGCGCTGGCCGAGGCAGTCGCGGTGAGGCTGCGCGCCGTCATTGCCACACGCGGTTCCGCGCTCCTCGCTGTGCCGGGCGGCACCACGCCGGCGCGCTTCCTGGCGGCGCTCGGCGCGCATGATCTCGCCTGGGACAAGGTCACGCTGCTGCCGACCGATGAGCGCTTCGTCTCAGCCGACGATCCAGCCTCGAACGAGCGCATGATCCGTGCAGCCTTCGCGCCGCTGGGCCAGGCCTTCGCGCAGCTGGGCGGAGGCAGGGCGCGCTTCCTCTCCTTTCATCGCGCCGCTGGCGATCTCGACGCCGCGGCGGGCGCGGTATCAGCGGAGCTTGCAGGCCTGCCGGCGCTCGACATCCTGGTCAGCGGTATGGGCGCGGACGGCCATGTCGCCTCGCTCTTTCCAGGCGAGCCGGCGGCCGCGATGACCGGGCGCGGTCTCCATGCGGTCGCGGCCCATCCCGCCGGTCTGCCGGCGCGCATCTCGCTCTCGCCGGCAAGGCTCACTGGCGCCGCCTGGGCGTCGCTCCTCGTCTCCGGCAAGGAGAAGGCAGAGGTCCTGACCACGGCGCAGGCTCTGCCCGGCGCTTATCCGGTCGGATTGCTGCTTGGCCGGCCGCAGGGGCTCGACGTCTACTGGGCGAAGGCCTAG
- a CDS encoding ABC transporter permease, with amino-acid sequence MAASDISWGGRSAVWGRIAGRELSTVAITFFGLLLVTFLIARVIPIDPVLAVVGDNAKADVYDAARAALGLDKPLWQQFATYVGKVFTGDLGKSVLTSNLVTDDIKRVFPATLELATLGTLIGVALGVPLGVLAAVYQGRWPDQLARLIGLFGYSVPVFWFGLMGLLLFYAKLGWVGGPGRISVAYQDFVDPITGVLVIDAALQGEWDAFRDAWSHLILPAAVLGLLSVAYISRMARSFMITELQQQYVIAARVKGMSEFRVIWRHALRNAFVPLITVIALSYAQLLEGSVLTETIFAWPGLGRYITNSLLNADMNAVLGGTLVVGAVFIGVNLLSDILGRLVDPRTR; translated from the coding sequence ATGGCAGCTTCAGACATAAGTTGGGGCGGACGGAGCGCAGTCTGGGGGCGCATCGCCGGGCGCGAGCTCAGCACGGTGGCGATCACCTTTTTCGGCCTGCTGCTGGTCACTTTCCTGATCGCCCGCGTGATCCCGATCGACCCGGTGCTGGCGGTCGTCGGAGACAACGCAAAAGCCGACGTCTATGACGCCGCCCGCGCCGCGCTCGGCCTCGACAAACCGCTCTGGCAGCAATTCGCCACCTATGTCGGCAAGGTCTTCACCGGCGATCTCGGCAAGTCGGTGCTGACCTCGAATCTCGTCACCGACGACATCAAGCGCGTCTTCCCGGCCACACTGGAGCTCGCCACGCTGGGCACGCTCATCGGCGTCGCGCTCGGTGTGCCCCTCGGCGTGCTGGCAGCGGTCTATCAGGGCCGCTGGCCCGACCAGCTCGCGCGCCTGATCGGCCTGTTCGGCTATTCCGTCCCGGTGTTCTGGTTCGGCCTGATGGGTCTGCTCCTGTTCTACGCCAAGCTCGGCTGGGTCGGTGGACCCGGCCGCATCAGCGTCGCCTATCAGGACTTCGTCGATCCGATCACCGGCGTCCTCGTCATCGACGCCGCCCTGCAGGGGGAATGGGACGCGTTCCGCGACGCCTGGTCCCACCTCATCCTGCCCGCGGCCGTGCTCGGCCTGCTCAGCGTCGCCTATATCAGCCGCATGGCGCGCAGCTTCATGATCACCGAGCTGCAGCAGCAATATGTCATCGCCGCCCGGGTGAAGGGCATGTCGGAGTTCCGGGTGATCTGGCGCCACGCGCTGCGCAACGCCTTCGTGCCGCTGATCACCGTGATCGCGCTCTCCTATGCGCAGCTGCTCGAAGGCTCGGTGCTGACCGAGACGATCTTCGCCTGGCCGGGACTCGGCCGCTACATCACCAACTCCCTGCTGAACGCCGACATGAACGCCGTGCTCGGCGGCACGCTGGTGGTCGGTGCGGTCTTCATCGGCGTCAACCTGCTGTCCGACATCCTCGGCCGGCTGGTCGACCCCAGGACGCGGTGA
- a CDS encoding ABC transporter ATP-binding protein encodes MAGMTTQPAIAQPAIALDKLNVSFGEAHVVKDLSFTVQPGESYGIVGESGSGKSTVLRVLAGLNRDWSGGIAILGKAQPKVRDKAFHRQVQMVFQDPFGSLHPKKTVDDALAEPLTIHGIRDAEARIGRAMTDVGLPPSFRFRYPHQLSGGQRQRVAIARALVLEPTILLLDEPTSALDVSIQAEVLNLLQALRQERKLTYILVSHDLAVVAHMCERLLVMQFGRGVEEMTAGTLAARAPQTAYAQQLLTASEGFKRQAATIPA; translated from the coding sequence ATGGCTGGCATGACCACACAACCCGCCATCGCCCAACCCGCCATCGCCCTCGACAAGCTCAACGTCTCCTTCGGCGAGGCCCATGTCGTGAAGGACCTCAGCTTCACGGTCCAGCCCGGTGAGAGTTACGGCATCGTCGGTGAATCCGGCTCCGGCAAATCGACCGTGCTGCGCGTGCTCGCCGGCCTGAACCGTGATTGGAGCGGCGGGATCGCCATCCTCGGCAAGGCGCAGCCGAAGGTCCGCGACAAGGCCTTCCACCGCCAGGTCCAGATGGTCTTCCAGGATCCTTTCGGCTCGCTGCACCCCAAGAAGACGGTCGACGATGCGCTGGCCGAGCCGCTGACCATCCACGGCATCCGCGACGCCGAGGCCAGGATCGGCCGCGCCATGACTGACGTCGGCCTGCCGCCTTCCTTCCGCTTCCGCTATCCGCACCAGCTTTCCGGCGGGCAGCGCCAGCGTGTCGCGATCGCGCGCGCGCTCGTGCTGGAGCCGACGATCCTGCTGCTCGACGAGCCGACCTCGGCGCTCGACGTCTCGATCCAGGCCGAGGTTTTGAACCTGCTCCAGGCGCTGCGGCAGGAGCGCAAGCTCACCTATATCCTGGTCAGCCACGACCTCGCCGTCGTCGCCCATATGTGCGAGCGGCTGCTCGTCATGCAGTTCGGTCGGGGCGTCGAGGAGATGACGGCCGGGACGCTCGCCGCGCGCGCGCCCCAGACCGCCTATGCCCAACAGCTCCTCACCGCCAGCGAAGGCTTCAAGCGCCAGGCCGCGACCATCCCCGCCTGA
- a CDS encoding NAD(P)/FAD-dependent oxidoreductase, with product MSDIDCLVIGAGVVGLATARALALAGREVVIAEAAEGIGTQTSARNSEVIHAGIYYPPGSLKARVCVEGRKRLYAYLAERGLPHKACGKLIVATSAAQRPALETILARAKASGVETVRWVDAGEARALEPEVACEIALLSPETGVVDSHALMLSLLGECEAAGGSLALNTPILGWRREAEGFSVDFGGDDPATYTARTIVNSAGHGAPRLLGKLEGFPASHVPVQHFAKGNYFSLLGKQPFSHLVYPVPEAAGLGIHATIDMAGRVKFGPDVEWVADDQDLVVDPARAEKFYAAIRTYWPGLADGALVADYAGIRPKLHSASEPMPDFRIDGPQVHGVDNLVNLLGIESPGLTSSLAIAEMVVERLA from the coding sequence ATGAGCGACATCGATTGCCTGGTGATCGGGGCCGGCGTCGTCGGCCTCGCCACCGCGCGGGCGCTTGCGCTCGCCGGCCGCGAGGTCGTGATCGCCGAGGCGGCTGAGGGCATCGGCACCCAGACCTCGGCGCGCAACAGCGAGGTTATCCATGCCGGGATCTATTATCCGCCGGGCTCGCTGAAAGCGCGCGTCTGCGTCGAGGGCCGCAAGCGCCTCTACGCCTATCTCGCGGAGCGGGGCCTACCGCATAAGGCCTGCGGCAAGCTGATCGTCGCGACCTCGGCCGCGCAGCGCCCGGCGCTCGAGACGATCCTGGCGCGGGCCAAGGCCTCGGGCGTCGAGACCGTGCGCTGGGTCGATGCGGGCGAGGCCAGGGCGCTGGAACCGGAGGTCGCCTGCGAGATCGCCCTGCTCTCGCCCGAGACCGGCGTCGTCGACAGCCATGCCCTGATGCTATCCCTGCTCGGCGAATGCGAGGCGGCCGGCGGCTCGCTGGCGCTCAACACGCCGATCCTGGGTTGGCGACGCGAGGCGGAAGGCTTCAGCGTCGATTTCGGCGGTGACGATCCCGCGACCTATACGGCCCGCACGATCGTCAACTCGGCCGGGCACGGCGCGCCGCGCCTGCTTGGCAAGCTCGAAGGCTTCCCGGCAAGCCACGTGCCGGTCCAGCACTTCGCCAAGGGCAATTATTTCTCGCTTTTGGGAAAGCAGCCCTTCTCGCATCTGGTCTATCCGGTGCCGGAGGCGGCGGGCCTCGGCATCCACGCCACGATCGACATGGCCGGACGGGTCAAGTTCGGGCCCGACGTCGAATGGGTCGCGGATGATCAGGATCTGGTGGTCGACCCTGCACGCGCCGAAAAATTCTATGCCGCGATCCGGACCTATTGGCCGGGCCTGGCGGACGGCGCGCTCGTCGCCGACTATGCCGGCATCCGGCCCAAGCTGCATTCGGCGAGCGAACCGATGCCGGATTTCCGCATCGACGGGCCGCAGGTCCATGGCGTCGACAATCTGGTCAACCTGCTCGGCATCGAGAGCCCGGGGCTGACGAGTTCGCTGGCGATCGCGGAGATGGTGGTGGAGCGGTTGGCGTGA
- the eda gene encoding bifunctional 4-hydroxy-2-oxoglutarate aldolase/2-dehydro-3-deoxy-phosphogluconate aldolase, producing MSNEPEIARLAACGVVPVVVIEDVHLAVPLARALLAGGIDVIEVTLRRPAALAALETIAREVPEILSVAGTVVTPAQVTDVKEAGAQAVVSPGFSEAVDDAMRAAGLPWLPGVATASDCMRAVAAGRLTCKFFPAEQAGGTSALKALSGPFPQMKFCPTGGVGLNNLADYLALKQVICVGGSWLVPADAIANRDWARVTRLAKEARERVKALRG from the coding sequence ATGTCGAATGAACCTGAAATCGCGCGGCTTGCCGCCTGCGGCGTCGTGCCGGTCGTGGTGATCGAGGACGTGCATCTCGCCGTGCCCTTGGCGCGCGCGCTGCTGGCGGGCGGCATCGATGTGATCGAGGTCACCTTGCGCCGTCCGGCTGCGCTGGCGGCGCTGGAGACGATCGCGCGTGAGGTGCCCGAAATCCTGAGCGTCGCCGGCACGGTGGTGACGCCGGCCCAGGTCACCGACGTCAAGGAGGCCGGCGCCCAGGCCGTGGTCAGCCCCGGCTTCAGCGAGGCGGTGGACGACGCCATGCGCGCCGCCGGCCTGCCCTGGCTGCCCGGCGTCGCCACGGCCTCCGACTGCATGCGCGCGGTTGCAGCTGGACGCTTGACCTGCAAGTTCTTCCCGGCCGAGCAGGCCGGCGGTACCTCGGCGCTCAAGGCGCTGTCGGGGCCGTTCCCGCAGATGAAATTCTGCCCGACCGGCGGCGTCGGCCTCAACAACCTCGCCGATTATCTGGCGCTGAAGCAGGTCATCTGCGTCGGAGGCTCCTGGCTCGTGCCGGCGGACGCGATCGCCAACCGCGACTGGGCGAGGGTGACGCGACTGGCGAAAGAGGCGCGCGAGCGCGTCAAGGCGCTGCGGGGGTAA